A genome region from Leptodactylus fuscus isolate aLepFus1 chromosome 6, aLepFus1.hap2, whole genome shotgun sequence includes the following:
- the PRPSAP1 gene encoding phosphoribosyl pyrophosphate synthase-associated protein 1 isoform X1 gives MPRRMLMPHKSVFSYSRPPKWLNGPCTMNSARSGYRVFSANSSPACVELAKRITERLGIELGKAVVYQETNGETRVEIQESVRGQDIFIIQTIPRDVNTAVMELLIMTYALKTSCAKNIIGVIPYFPYSKQSKMRKRGSIVCKLLASMLSNAGLTHIITMDLHQKEIQGFFNFPVDNLRASPFLLQYIQEEIQDYRNAVIVAKSPDAAKRAQSYAERLRLGLAVIHGEPQCAEHDMADGRHSPPTVKNTTVHPGLEIPCKRQPLYPDIELPMMIAKEKPPISVVGDVGGRIAIIVDDIIDEVESFVAAAEILKERGAYKIFVMATHGILSADAPNLIEDSSIDEVVVTNTVPHEVQKLQCSKIKTVDISLILSEAIRRIHNGESMSYLFRNIAMDD, from the exons ATGCCAAGACGGATGCTAATGCCTCACAAGTCTGTTTTCTCTTACTCCCGGCCCCCAAAGTGGCTGAATGGTCCCTGTACTATGAACTCAGCCAGAAGCGGATACCGGGTGTTCTCTGCGAACTCCAGTCCTGCCTGCGTGGAGCTGGCCAAGAGAATCACCGA GCGACTGGGAATAGAACTTGGAAAAGCAGTTGTCTACCAGGAGACCAATGGAG AAACCAGAGTGGAAATCCAGGAATCGGTTCGTGGacaggatatatttatcatacagACGATCCCAAG GGACGTGAACACTGCTGTGATGGAGCTGTTGATCATGACGTATGCTCTGAAGACATCCTGTGCCAAGAACATCATCGGGGTCATCCCATATTTTCCTTACAGTAAACAGAGTAAAATGCGCAAGAGGGGATCAATCGTATGCAAACTGCTGGCTTCCATGCTGTCCAATGCTG GACTCACACACATCATCACAATGGACTTGCATCAAAAAGAGATCCAGGGCTTCTTCAACTTTCCTGTAGACAACCTCCGAGCATCGCCCTTCCTGCTGCAGTATATACAAGAGGAG ATTCAAGATTACAGAAATGCAGTGATCGTTGCAAAGTCTCCAGATGCAGCAAAGAG GGCACAGTCCTACGCCGAGCGACTGCGTCTGGGACTGGCTGTGATCCACGGGGAGCCACAGTGCGCAGAACATGATATGGCAGACGGACGTCACTCCCCACCCACTGTGAAGAATACCACCGTGCACCCCGGGCTCGAGATCCCCT GCAAGCGGCAGCCGCTGTATCCAGACATTGAACTGCCAA TGATGATCGCCAAGGAAAAGCCGCCGATCAGTGTGGTGGGAGATGTGGGAGGACGGATCGCCATCATAGTG GACGATATCATTGATGAAGTAGAGAGCTTTGTGGCTGCCGCCGAGATTCTGAAGGAACGTGGAGCCTATAAGATTTTTGTGATGGCCACTCATGGGATCTTGTCTGCAGATGCTCCTAATCTTATTGAAGACTCCTCAATCGATGAG GTTGTGGTGACAAACACCGTCCCCCATGAAGTGCAGAAACTACAGTGCTCCAAGATCAAGACGGTGGACATCAGTCTGATTCTATCCGAAGCGATCCGTCGGATCCACAATGGAGAGTCCATGTCCTACTTATTCCGCAACATTGCAATGGACGACTGA
- the PRPSAP1 gene encoding phosphoribosyl pyrophosphate synthase-associated protein 1 isoform X2 produces MPRRMLMPHKSVFSYSRPPKWLNGPCTMNSARSGYRVFSANSSPACVELAKRITERLGIELGKAVVYQETNGETRVEIQESVRGQDIFIIQTIPRDVNTAVMELLIMTYALKTSCAKNIIGVIPYFPYSKQSKMRKRGSIVCKLLASMLSNAGLTHIITMDLHQKEIQGFFNFPVDNLRASPFLLQYIQEEIQDYRNAVIVAKSPDAAKRAQSYAERLRLGLAVIHGEPQCAEHDMADGRHSPPTVKNTTVHPGLEIPLMIAKEKPPISVVGDVGGRIAIIVDDIIDEVESFVAAAEILKERGAYKIFVMATHGILSADAPNLIEDSSIDEVVVTNTVPHEVQKLQCSKIKTVDISLILSEAIRRIHNGESMSYLFRNIAMDD; encoded by the exons ATGCCAAGACGGATGCTAATGCCTCACAAGTCTGTTTTCTCTTACTCCCGGCCCCCAAAGTGGCTGAATGGTCCCTGTACTATGAACTCAGCCAGAAGCGGATACCGGGTGTTCTCTGCGAACTCCAGTCCTGCCTGCGTGGAGCTGGCCAAGAGAATCACCGA GCGACTGGGAATAGAACTTGGAAAAGCAGTTGTCTACCAGGAGACCAATGGAG AAACCAGAGTGGAAATCCAGGAATCGGTTCGTGGacaggatatatttatcatacagACGATCCCAAG GGACGTGAACACTGCTGTGATGGAGCTGTTGATCATGACGTATGCTCTGAAGACATCCTGTGCCAAGAACATCATCGGGGTCATCCCATATTTTCCTTACAGTAAACAGAGTAAAATGCGCAAGAGGGGATCAATCGTATGCAAACTGCTGGCTTCCATGCTGTCCAATGCTG GACTCACACACATCATCACAATGGACTTGCATCAAAAAGAGATCCAGGGCTTCTTCAACTTTCCTGTAGACAACCTCCGAGCATCGCCCTTCCTGCTGCAGTATATACAAGAGGAG ATTCAAGATTACAGAAATGCAGTGATCGTTGCAAAGTCTCCAGATGCAGCAAAGAG GGCACAGTCCTACGCCGAGCGACTGCGTCTGGGACTGGCTGTGATCCACGGGGAGCCACAGTGCGCAGAACATGATATGGCAGACGGACGTCACTCCCCACCCACTGTGAAGAATACCACCGTGCACCCCGGGCTCGAGATCCCCT TGATGATCGCCAAGGAAAAGCCGCCGATCAGTGTGGTGGGAGATGTGGGAGGACGGATCGCCATCATAGTG GACGATATCATTGATGAAGTAGAGAGCTTTGTGGCTGCCGCCGAGATTCTGAAGGAACGTGGAGCCTATAAGATTTTTGTGATGGCCACTCATGGGATCTTGTCTGCAGATGCTCCTAATCTTATTGAAGACTCCTCAATCGATGAG GTTGTGGTGACAAACACCGTCCCCCATGAAGTGCAGAAACTACAGTGCTCCAAGATCAAGACGGTGGACATCAGTCTGATTCTATCCGAAGCGATCCGTCGGATCCACAATGGAGAGTCCATGTCCTACTTATTCCGCAACATTGCAATGGACGACTGA
- the PRPSAP1 gene encoding phosphoribosyl pyrophosphate synthase-associated protein 1 isoform X3, with amino-acid sequence MNSARSGYRVFSANSSPACVELAKRITERLGIELGKAVVYQETNGETRVEIQESVRGQDIFIIQTIPRDVNTAVMELLIMTYALKTSCAKNIIGVIPYFPYSKQSKMRKRGSIVCKLLASMLSNAGLTHIITMDLHQKEIQGFFNFPVDNLRASPFLLQYIQEEIQDYRNAVIVAKSPDAAKRAQSYAERLRLGLAVIHGEPQCAEHDMADGRHSPPTVKNTTVHPGLEIPCKRQPLYPDIELPMMIAKEKPPISVVGDVGGRIAIIVDDIIDEVESFVAAAEILKERGAYKIFVMATHGILSADAPNLIEDSSIDEVVVTNTVPHEVQKLQCSKIKTVDISLILSEAIRRIHNGESMSYLFRNIAMDD; translated from the exons ATGAACTCAGCCAGAAGCGGATACCGGGTGTTCTCTGCGAACTCCAGTCCTGCCTGCGTGGAGCTGGCCAAGAGAATCACCGA GCGACTGGGAATAGAACTTGGAAAAGCAGTTGTCTACCAGGAGACCAATGGAG AAACCAGAGTGGAAATCCAGGAATCGGTTCGTGGacaggatatatttatcatacagACGATCCCAAG GGACGTGAACACTGCTGTGATGGAGCTGTTGATCATGACGTATGCTCTGAAGACATCCTGTGCCAAGAACATCATCGGGGTCATCCCATATTTTCCTTACAGTAAACAGAGTAAAATGCGCAAGAGGGGATCAATCGTATGCAAACTGCTGGCTTCCATGCTGTCCAATGCTG GACTCACACACATCATCACAATGGACTTGCATCAAAAAGAGATCCAGGGCTTCTTCAACTTTCCTGTAGACAACCTCCGAGCATCGCCCTTCCTGCTGCAGTATATACAAGAGGAG ATTCAAGATTACAGAAATGCAGTGATCGTTGCAAAGTCTCCAGATGCAGCAAAGAG GGCACAGTCCTACGCCGAGCGACTGCGTCTGGGACTGGCTGTGATCCACGGGGAGCCACAGTGCGCAGAACATGATATGGCAGACGGACGTCACTCCCCACCCACTGTGAAGAATACCACCGTGCACCCCGGGCTCGAGATCCCCT GCAAGCGGCAGCCGCTGTATCCAGACATTGAACTGCCAA TGATGATCGCCAAGGAAAAGCCGCCGATCAGTGTGGTGGGAGATGTGGGAGGACGGATCGCCATCATAGTG GACGATATCATTGATGAAGTAGAGAGCTTTGTGGCTGCCGCCGAGATTCTGAAGGAACGTGGAGCCTATAAGATTTTTGTGATGGCCACTCATGGGATCTTGTCTGCAGATGCTCCTAATCTTATTGAAGACTCCTCAATCGATGAG GTTGTGGTGACAAACACCGTCCCCCATGAAGTGCAGAAACTACAGTGCTCCAAGATCAAGACGGTGGACATCAGTCTGATTCTATCCGAAGCGATCCGTCGGATCCACAATGGAGAGTCCATGTCCTACTTATTCCGCAACATTGCAATGGACGACTGA